In the genome of Eschrichtius robustus isolate mEscRob2 chromosome 2, mEscRob2.pri, whole genome shotgun sequence, the window cagtagtcTGTTTTTAATATTCATGGGGTTTTCCAGGCCCGATAAAACGTTGCTTTCTGCACACAtatgtgcgcgcgcacacacacacacacacacacacacatgcacacagctgTCACCGGCCACCACCCACAGCATCAATCCTCATTCCTCCCAGTTCGCACAGCCTCTTGCTGCCCCCATCACGGCCCCTGCTACTCACAGCTAGGCTGTGTCTGAACCGCCGGGGGCTGGGACCCCCCTCGTCCTTTAGGTTAGTCTCCCGGCCCTGGGCCCGCATCTTGCCTCGGGCTCCTGTGTGAAGGTAAGAGGGAGCCCCAAAACGCTGTCAGCCTTTCGGAAGTGGAGCTGCAGCCAGTGGCTGGGCCTCAGTCACGTGGGTCAGCACCCCATGTGCGGCGGCCACTGTGGGGCTTGGAAGGCTCGTCTTCCCTCCTTAAAGAATGAAAGTCACCCCGCTGACGTAACTCCCGCCTCTCAGGCCCCTTTGGGACTTCTGCCAGGGGCAGAGCTCCCGAGGGTCTGATGCTGCAGCCACTCGCTGATGCCCTCGGCACCAGGTACCCAGGACATTCAAGACGGCCAATGACAGGGGGAGCCTTCTGAGACATTACGGCTCATAAAGCTGAGGAACTGCCAGGGGCCCAGTGACACCAGCATCTCATTACCTGTGGTGGTAACTGGGAGCGGCCAGCAGGGCCCAGCTGGGCCTGCCCCCGCTGCCGCTCCCCCAGCGCCTGATGTCCCCGCAGGACAGCCGGACGTGGAGCCGTCTTCTGCCTTCCACTCAAGTCACCCTCCGCTCAcactcccccctccacccccgcgGCTTCCCATGGTTCTGTGGTTAAAATCCACCATCTCTCTGCCTCCAAGTTTTTATAGGGGCTGTTCTCTGTGGAATCTGCTTGTTCCCCATTTTCACTGAGTTAACCTTTTTCCTGTCTGTACCGATCTCAACTCACATATCCCCAGACCAAGTCAGGTCTCCACACTACATATTCCTGTGTCTCCCTATGCTGCCCCTTTATATAACTGTCAACACACTGCAGTTAAATCAGCAGCTCTGCCGTGAGTTACTTCACGTTTGCCCCACGCCAAGCTGTTGTAGAAGCTCCAAGACGTGTCTGCCGGGCTCACCGCTgtaccccagcacccagcacagtgtctgcCCCTGAAAAGTACTCCATAAATATATGGAGCATATGTGAATGCTATTTCCTGGTTGTGCCGCTTtagacaataataaaaaataatatttattattatgaaataataatCTTATACTATTATTATGTATAATGTAATCTGCTATGCGCCAGGTACTAAGTGTTTTACAGACCTTTACTCTCTGCATCTTCACATTCACCAAGTAAACAAGgacatattattatccccattttacaaatgagaaaactaaggctcggAGAAGTTGCAGTCTTGTGCCTGAGGTCACAAAGTTATTAAATGACACCACTGGGATTAAAACCCAGATCTGTCCAATGTCAAAGTCCTTGCCTTTCAGCCCCTGGGGCTCCCTTCACTTCTCTGAGTGTCAGTTTTTGCAGAATAAGGATCAAACGACCTACTCCGCAGACTTGCCCACCGGCTCCCCCAgaaggtgcctggcacacagtggttGCCTGCTGAATATcgtttaaagaaaacaattgtaaATGATTGCCTGGAAAATCAGATTCATCTTCAAGGTCAAGTGAGAAACCCATAGGAGCCTTAACTGATTCCCCCAAATTGCTGGCTACTCCCCCAGTGGCTGTGCCTGGGGTAACAGAAAAGGAGAGCTTCATTTTACTTcctaatgaaaagagaaaagtgtTGGACTTGGTTTGATAAAATTTGATGGGAGGAGACTCCAGCCCCCAGACTAGTTAATCTTCTAGATGACCTCGCCCCTCTGTTGGCAAACAGAACATACCACCAGTGGCATCTCTTCTGGGATTTTGTGGGTGAGGAGCAGTGAGAGGGGAGTTGGGGCATCAGGCAGACCCGGTTGGCCTTTGGGCTATACCTCTGCTGGTGGGGTGAACTTCAACCCTTCAAGCCCCCATTTTCTTTGCTGCCACAGGGGAGGATTGAGGAGGGTAATGATATTCTGGATTCCACCCACCACAACTCATTCCTAGGGAGACACATTCTGATGGGGAATCACCAAGGACCACACTCAGAGGAGAATTTTCCTAGGGCCCTGGAAACTCAGAATTCTACCCACTGGCGTTAAAGAACCCCTCCTTCCTGTGCACCCCAGAAATCACAAGCCTCTGCCAGAGGTGGGTATAAGTGGGAGGTAATAGTGAGACGGGATGGAGCAGGTACCtctggaagacttcctggaggaggtgacagtgGAAGCCAAGTCTTGAAGGAAGAGTGAGAGTTCCCCAGGcatggaagggaggaagggcacTCCAGGCAGTgggaatagcatgtgcaaaggaaCAGAGTCAGAATGGGCCTAGGACTTTCAAAACCAGGAGGAATTAAATGCCACCAGAGCTGTTTCTCAGAGTGTTGTCCAACTAAAGGGCACTCGGCAGCAGGAGCTAAGGCTAAAGAGAGAAGGCAGAACCAGGTCACGAAGAACCTTAAATGTCACATCAAAGATCTATCTATACTTAGAGACAACCAAGGCTGGTAATGGGAAGTGATCAAAGCAGACTTCCCCAGGCAGAGCCCAGCACAGTGGGTTTAATACACACCTATGAGCACATTGAGTGCATTTAACATACTCAGCTGTGGCTGCTCTTCAGGGCTAATTGGCCACCGTGGCCTCCCAGAGGCACTTGATGAGATGAGTCAGACTGAGCGGGGCCCTGCCTTTTGTTACGGCCACATTTGCCAGGTGATGATTGTAGGTGAAGGTCAGAAGCCTCCCCAGGGAGCAGTGAGGGGCACAGCAACCCATGAgcaaattctccagaaagtgccTTTTCAGAGGCCCTTAAGACAAAGATGAGATGATGTGAGAGGAAGCAGTGTGACACATACAACTGCAGCATCTGTGGCCAACCTGCGAGATGGGGAGAGGAAGTGGCTGAAGCCGGTTTTAATGAATTCCATatcattttcacacacacacgtatatacatacacacacactctgtgTACCCTGGACCTCTCCCTTAGACAACAAGAAATGtttgctggatggatggatggacaggacagatggataggtggatggaaGGTGGAGAGAGGTGGTCCAGATCCAGGACCTGCTTGCGGACAGACGCAGAGCCATATTAACAATGCAAGGTGCCAGCAGTATAACTCAGTACAAAGTGCAGGAGAGGGTGCCCCTGCCTGCAGGCGTTCAGGATGGGTTCAGGGTgcccctgcttttcttttttttttttttaatttatttatttatttatggctgtgttgggtcttcgtttctgtgcgagggctttctctagttgcagcaagtgggggccactcttcatcgcggtgcgcgggcctctcactatcgcggcctctcttgttgcggagcacaggctccagacgcgcaggctcagtagttgtggctcacgggcccagctgctccgcggcatgtgggatcctcccagaccagggctcgaacccgtgtcccccgcattggcgggtagactctcaaccactgcgccaccagggaagcccctgcccctgCTTTTTGAAAGTTCACTTTACCCCACTTCTCTTTTAccaaagacctacattagtacctgtttttgctaactgaaagaaacccaaggaggatttttgcttttacgaaaaaatgtgaaaagcaaaaataGCGTTCAGGTTTGTCTTGCGGTAAGCCATCATAGAGGCAGCCTGCACCCCGAGCATAGGGTGGCGCCCCCAGAGCTCCTTCCCCAGGAACCACATTCAGCATCTCAGCAACAAGTCACCGTAGCTGTGAACTGTgtctgagcatctgtgctttatctcgatttattttgtgcatccgtTGACAAGATGTGTCCTAAGATAACTTCTTTGCTTTACGCCATTTCAGCTTTCTAAAGGTTTCAAAAGAATGCTGTACTTTCagatggggtggtggtggggaaacgTGTTTGAGCCAGGCCTTGAAAAGGGAGTAGCTGACTGAAGACAGGGAAGAACGGGACTCCAGGTGAAGGAGACAGCAAAGGCAAAGgcaggagggaagagacatgCTGCATTTGGGCAAAGTCCTGGTTGCCTGAACGGCAGAGTCAGGGGGACAATTACAGGGCTGTTTGGTGAGATCCACTTAGAAGGACAAGTTGAAGTCTGGTGCAAGAAGGGGCATGAAGGCAGGCTGGAAGGGTGTGAGCTGAGTTTGAATCCAGGCTCTCTGGACACTTACTAAGGGTAAGATGTCACTTGGCCTCTCCAAGCCTTGCTCTCCTCAACTGTTAAATAGAGACAGTGATTCCCCTCACTTGGGGGTCATTGTGAGGAtgagatgatatttcatttaATATGTATGATATCACCTTGCCCAGGACTCTTCTACGGTACAGATGTGCCATCCTTGGTTGAACCATTCCCCTgctgatggacactcaggttgcctCCCATTGTTTGCCACTTGCACACCTGCTGATGCAGACGTCCTTCTTCATGGCTCTTCTCATGGTGGTGGTTGTATTGCCACAGCCTAGGTTCCCAAAAGAATGAGTTAGATCTAAGTGATCCAGAGGGGTGTCCGTTATATAATAGGCATTTTAAAAGAAACGAGGAAAAGAAGTAGCAGTGTAATGTGTACAGTGTGTATAAAACAGTGTCCTACATGTGTCTGGTACATGCAGAGCCTCAGAGGAAGAATGTATGGTCTCCATCACACCAAATGGTGAGCAACGGTCACCTCCCTGGCGTGAGGGCTTGGGTATGTGATGGCCCAAATAGTTGGCCCTTCCTGTATACCTCAGGACCCTTGGTTTACTTCAATAAGCATGTCAttgcttttaacatttgaaaGGAAAGTTCAAGAAAGCGTTTTTTATATTAACTGTGATAGTGACAATGACGGCGATCATGATGACGGTGATCTTGGGGTGCCTTGACCCTCTAGGGCTGTCATTCTACCCACAGATTGGCAAAAGCTCCTGCCTTCACAAAGGTCACTGGAAACTTCTGGGACTTAGGCTGTAAGACAGAAACATGACAGGGGTGGTTCTTATCTGAAACTCCAAGAAAAAAGGAACCACCACTCTAGCCCAGCCTGCTAGAGCGGCAGAAGGTGACCAGGAGCTGTGTGATCCCTGCACCAACACAGTGGTTATGACTAAATGATGTCTCTCGTATTCAGGTTGCAAAACCGCTCCAGGCAAGAGCCTAGGAGAGGCTTAATTTATGTCAGATGGTAATGAGCTTGTTTCTGAGAGGGGTTCCGCTGTCAGCTTGATTTTCTGCACACTCCCGGATCCCAGGAGATTGCCTGCTGGCTGCTCTCTGGAAAACCAGGATCAGCTTGAGATAAAGGGTCCAGGAATCAAACGGGCCCTTTGCTTGTTTTGCATCAATTGGAATCACCAGTAGGAAGGAATTTAACCTGAGATTTAACCAAGAAGCATTGCATATGCAGCCATTCTGTTGAAGTGATGTTTGCCGTGAGACAGGAggtaagaaggaaggaggaaggaaggaactagAAACAACCGAAATACCTGTGATAGAGTGATGATAAATAAACCACAGCCAGCCAACCTGGGGACTGTTATGCAGCCATTAGAAAGACTGAGTGAGTTCTGTACCAGCTGACCTGGAAAGTGAGGTTTAGAGAGATGTTAAGAGCGGGTGTGGAGAGGGGCTGCAGTTGGCAGACTACAACAGCAAGCTAGATCTGGTCCTCTTCCTGGTTTTGTGCAGCCCATGATCTAAgaatagcatttacatttttagCTTGGAAATTGTCTTaaagagtttgagaaaaaaaatcaaaagaagaagaatattttgcAACACGAGAAAATGatgtaaaattcaaatttcagtgtccgtaGTAAAGTCTTCTTGGAGCACAGCCATGATCACTCATCTGCACATTGTCTGTGGAGGTGCTTTCACACTAAACAAGAGTTGAGTAATTGCAGCAGAGACCTTGGAGAATGCAAACAGAAAATATTCGCTACCTGGCCCTTTCCTGAAAAAGTTTTTTGGCTCTGCATTTAGAGTATGGTGACATTTTGTAAAACGAGAGTGTGGAACACTGTTTTCGGCGCTTTATCAGAGTAAATGTattccatttgcttatttttcattcattttgtcaTTTATTCATCATAGGCTTAATGCCTACTGGTGGGGCCAGGCACTGGGAACTAGCAGTGAACAAACAGATACAGCCCCTGTTTTCGTGGAGCTTAGAGTCTGTGTCTAGATCTTTCTTTGTCTAGTATAAACAACCCTAGCCCCTCCAGCTGTATCTCACATGATGACTTGGTGGTCCAGCCCCTTGCTTCCTGTCTCCCGTCCTCCTCCCGCTATGTATCTTGATTGCTTCTGTCCCTTCTAAGGAGTGGTGCCGGACTGGTCCCATGCCTCCTGGTGTCTCGAAGGGAGGTCAAGGTCTAGAAGGGTTCGCCTTGAATCAGGTCACACTCTCAGTCTGGTTTCAACATGCTCAACACTCAATCTTTGCATTTCTAGCTCACGCACTCCAGTGGACCCCAGAGGGAGAGGCAACAGTGCTAGACCCCCGTCCGTCACGTGGATGGGAGCAGCCGCCCGCTATGGAGAAGGCTGCAGCCATGTCTCCACATGATGTCTCCCAAATAAAACCAAAGCCACCTCCAGACTCACGCCCCGGTGCATCCGTCTCTATGCAAAACCTGGAGAGTGGAGATCTGTTCAGTCCCAGGAGGAAGCCAGCTCTGCCAAGGGGTCATTTGAGGACTGGGGTTTGAACCAGGAACCTCGCTTCAAGGACTAGCTTTCCCTCATCTTCCTTCATACTCATGCCCAACACCTCCTAAGAGACAGCtttatttatttctagaaaaACAGCACTGGATCGGTCATTGCAGCCTCTCCACATTTGGACACTTCTCTTGGCTCTGTTGGGCAGCTTGGAACCCAGTGGTTGACATAATTGACCCTTTGGGGAGCTGGAAGAGAAGCAAGCAGGGGCCGGAGGCAGGGGAAGGAGCCGTAGGGTCCCAGGATGGCATCCAATGGCACGACCTCTTCCTTTTGTCTGGACCCTGCTGCATTGAAGATCACCGTCAGCGTGGTCCTCACCCTCCTCATCCTCATCACCATCGCCGGCAATGTAGTCGTCTGCCTGGCCGTGGGCTTGAACCGCCGGCTCCGCAGTCTGACCAACTGCTTCATCGTGTCCTTGGCCATCACTGACCTGCTCCTCGGCCTCCTGGTGCTGCCCTTTTCGGCCTTCCACCAGCTGTCCTGCAGGTGGAACTTCGGCAAGGTCTTCTGCAATATCTATACCAGCCTAGACGTCATGCTCTGCACGGCCTCCATCCTCAACCTCTTCATGATCAGCCTCGACCGGTACTGCGCCGTCACAGATCCCCTGCGCTACCCCATGCTGGTCACCCCTGTCCGTGTCACCATCTCCCTGGTCTTAATTTGGGTCATCTCCGTCACCCTATCCTTCCTGTGTATCCACCTGGGATGGAACAGCAGGACTGAGACCAGCAGTGCCAATCACACCATCCCAAAGTGCAAGGTCCAGGTCAACTTGGTGTATGGCCTGGTGGACGGGCTGGTCACCTTCTACCTGCCTCTGCTGGTCATGTGCATCACCTACTACCGCATCTTCAAGATCGCGTGGGACCAGGCCAAGAGGATCCATAACGTCGGCTCCCGGAGGACTGCCACCATCAGGGAACACAAAGCCACAGTGACCCTGGCAGCCGTGATGGGGGCCTTCATCATCTGCTGGTTCCCCTACTTCACCGTGTTTGTTTACCGTGGGCTAAAAGGGGATAATGCCATCAACGAGACCTTCGAAGCCGTGGTTCTGTGGCTGGGCTATGCCAACTCAGCCCTGAACCCCATCCTGTACGCTGCACTGAATAGAGACTTCCGTACGGCATACCAGCAGCTCTTCTGCTGCAGCCCCACCGACCACGACACCCACAGAACCTCTCTGAAGTCCAACAGCTCTCGGCTGATGAGGATTCCAAGCCAAGGACCCAGGTGGCGGGAAGAGAGGCCCCTGAGGCTCCAGGTGTGGAGTGGGACAGAGGTCACGGCCCCCCAGGGAGCCACAGACAGGTAACTTCCCTGGCAGTTTGTGTGTGGGACGGGGCACAGGGACAGGGTCCCACTCGTGGTAACAGCTGTTCACGAGGTGCTGCTTTGGATGTTATGTGCTGGGAATTCTTCATGAGCACCTTGCAAACCTCGTGTTATTCCGTCCTCCCAAACACCCCCTGAGGTAGAACTTTTTACCTCCATTTTTAAAAGGAGCAAGTCAAATTGCAGAGAACTtggccagggccacacagctgggATCTGGATAGAGCTCCCCTGACTCAGAACTGGTGGACTTTTTTTCTAGCTACCTTGTCCTTACAATCAGGAGTCCTAAGTTTGAGGTCCAGCTCGGCCACTTAGTTAATGGTCATAAGTGTTCACCTAAATCTGCCAGGACAGCCCTCAAATGGCCATGTAATAATGCTGCTGCCTGGGGGTTAAATCAGAGACCCAACTCAGCCCACCGTCACTGAGCACCTTTTATGCATCAGCTCTTACTTTGGGGGTGCTCAagtgggaggagaaagaggactGGCCAAGTTGGGAAGGCAAAGCCTAGAAAGCCAGGCTTGGACATTGTACTGTAGGTCTTAGGGGAAGATGGGAGGATTAGAAGCAAGGATGGGTATAACTCAAGCATCTCTGTACTTTGGAAAGAGGGCTCTGGTTGTCCCCTAAGACATGGACCAGAAGAATGAGATGAGGACAGCGGTGAAGGGGGATGTGGTACTGGTCCATGAGAGAGAAGAGAACAGAGCAAAATCTGGGAGGCTATTAAAAAATAGTCTTGTAGACCATTGGATGTCTGGGATGcaggagatgcaagagagaggatgTCCCAGGACTCCACCCCTGAGAGGTACCCAGGCTGAAAAGATAAACAGGATCAGAATGACATTGAGATCAACTCACTGCTGACAAAGCCCATGCAAGGTATTAAGGGGTACCTCACCAAAGACATGAGTGGCCTGAGGAAGCTCACACATGGAGAGAAGGTTTATAGGTCTGAGCAAGCTCCATCTAGCTGttgagaggaaaaaatgaaaggaTGCTGGTGGAACATCTGAGACAtacaaatgctcaataaatgtcactcTCCTTTGTCTTCCCACAGACCATGCCTTTGCCCCCCAGAATGCTGGTCTGTGTGACggactcatccatccatccattcattccttcattcatttattcattcattcacaaacatTTGTCAACTTCCTATCACATGCCAGGAACAGTGCTGAGCGCCAGGGATGTAGAAGTGACATTTTGGCATCTGTTTTGATGGACGGGTATGGCAAGTCAACTGTACAGCCTCAATCTCAGCTCTGTGGCTTGAGCGAGTCTCTGCCCCTCttgcgcctcagtttcctcatctagtaGAATGTGGGGTCTGTCTTCAAGCAGCCTGCCCTGGTCACCTCCCAGAGCCACCTGAAGCACACATGTGCTAAGGGGCGCCAACAGGCTCTATGACCCCCTGTAGGATACTTGTTCTCTCTCGACCTTTGAGCATCAGACTTGAGAAAAGCTTGGATGGACTCTGCACACTCACCCCCTCTGGGTGCTGGTCCCTGTGGAGCATTGTGGGGGTGAAACTGCCCAGCTGGACCCCTCGGCCTTGTGTCCCTCTGGTCCTTGCTGGAGCCAGGTGTGGAGTGTCCCCGCATAGACTTGGGTCCTGGACCCTCCACCTGTCCGCTGCTATCCTTCTGGAATAAGCTTCATTGCTCCTGCAACCAGCCTCCtccaggcctccctgcctccagactCTCCCTCTCAAATCCATCCTCCAAGCCACCCAAAGGCATCTCTCCAAAATGCAGATGGGGAGGCTTCCACGTCTGGCCTTGATAGATAAGATGACCCTGTCCTTCCACACTGCCTCATTCAGGAAGCAGCCTCTGGTACAAAGCAGATTTAgttcacaaaacaaacaaaggacAAAGCACGGGGTGTGGACTCTAGAGGAGGCCGCTGGCACTGTTCATTCTCGTTGCCATCCCACTTCCTACTGCTCTTACCTGTGGGGCCCGGGTTAATAGGCTGCCTCTACCCCCAGTCCTTAGGGAGACACTCAGCAGGCACTCACCAGCAATGGCCAGCCCTCACTGAACACCCACTAGGTACCAGGTTTAGGTTTGCCactatttctatgtattaatctTTCTGTGACAGCATCTTATCCCCACCCCTGTACCAGGTGCTAGGGTGCAAAGGGAAGTAAAGCCAGCCCCCCATCTCATGCCACCACCTTCACCACCTGTCTGGTTGAGGAACAGACTGGCCACGGTTCAGAGCAGCACGTGCCCAGGCTTGAAACCCAGTGCGCAGGGCAGCCAAAGGAGGCAGCGCCTGGTCCAAAGAGCCCGTCCCCGGGAGCAGACCTCTGAGCTGAGCCTCAAATGCGGAGGGGAAAGACCCGTTCCTCCAGGGTGGTGCTGGACCCTTTAGACCCGGGGCCTCATTTCATTCTCCACACAACCCTGTGCAGTTGATGCTTGTTTagtttccactttacagatggggaaactgaggctcagagaacttaAGTAAATTGTTCAAGGGACACAAGCTAGTGATGTAGCCAAAGCCAAGAGCTGAGCAAAAACGGAAAGAGCAGCCCCATTACCACCTGTCTTCTGGGTGCCGGGCACGCTGGGGCAGGGAGCGTCCACCTCCTCTTCTGACCATCACAGCCACCCTGGCCACCAGGGCCAGCTGAGAGGCCGTGCCTGCCTGGGTCACACACAGCAGCCGCAGAGTAGAGGGGTCCGGCAGAGGAGGATGGGGAACCAGTTGGAGGGCCTCATCCTATGGTTGGGGGGATGGGGATCCAGGAAGCCAGGAACAGCCAGAGTTTGATTTTCCAGTAGAGGCTGCCAGGGCGACTGGGGACTTGTGTGGCCTTCCATAAGGTTGGCTCCCAGCTTCCCTGATGACCGATAGTGTGTCCTTCCTGCTCCCCATCTGGGAACAAAACCCAGCATTGACCTGACAGAGAGCCCTTATCCCTGCCAAGGGGCCAGGTGTCTGCCCTTGGTTGGTGATGGCGGAGGTTgcaggggggggcgggggggggggcggcacaGTCACCCAAGGGGAGACTCCAGGAGACAGTGACAGCTGGCTAGTCCTCCCTGCCCCGAGGCCAACCAGCAGCCATCTCCCCAGCAGGATGCTCTGTCTGCCCCTTCCTGATCCCATTGTCCACCCTTACCCCGCCCCTCATCACCTCTGCCCTTCTCTGATCCCAGGTCCCCAACCTCACCCCTTCTGCTCCACTGACCCTGCTCAGTAACCTCCACTGCTTCTACTGAATACAGGCCTGCTTTCGTTTCCAAggtagggctgctgtaacaaatgacggTGAACTTGGTGACTGGAAACGAGACGGATTTCTTTTCTTACAGTTTGGGAGATCAAGAGACTGAGATCAAGATGTTggtagggctggttccttctggaggcttcagaggagaatccgtttccttgccttttctggctTCTGGGGGCCACCcgctctccttggcttgtggccccttcctcacatcactctgacctctcGCCTCCATGGTCACATCTCCTTCCCATCTTCGGTAgccaaatctccctctgcctccttcttttAATAAGGgcacttgtgattacatttagggcccACTGGGATAATCCTGGATAACCTCCCCATCCCAaagtccttaacttaatcacatctgcaaagtcctttttgccatatAAGATAACTTTCTCAGGTTCCAGCGATGAGGATGTAGACGTCTGGGGTCCACATTCAGCTACCACAAGTCCCAGCTCCCTGGCTTAGCATTAGAGACCCTTCATGATTTGGTCCCTGACCACCTCCTGACACCATCCCCAGGCCAcacccaccctccagccccttcTGCCCCCACCAAAACAAACCACTCagagttcattcattcacaagCTCTCACCAAGAATTTGCTACACGCCAGCACTGTTGGGGGTGTAGCAGTGAGCCAAGCAGAGGCCCTCCTCCCAGAGGGATGTTattctagggcagtggttctcaaaatgtgggcCCCCAGCCAGCAGCATGCTTCTGGGAGCAAAGTAGCTGACGTCGGGCCACACAGCCTCATCCATccgtggcagagctaggattccaGCCCAAGCCCGTCTGACCCCAAAGccaggctctttccatgaggAAATGCTGAATGGACTTGAATTTAGCCCAGGCTCTGAGTGCTACTCCCATAGACAGCAGATGGGGCAACTAAGGCCCAGGGAGGCAAGTGACCTGAGGCCCAGAGCaagctggggaggggcagggagtagACCCTGTATCTCTggacccctgcccagggctcttgGGTCTTTCCCCATACACTCCCTTGCCCTGCGTAATCTCCCCAGGCAGGGAGATAAGACTCCTGAGCGCCAGCCGTCTCTCCGGGGCGGGCGGGCACTTCCTCCTCTCTGCAGAGGCCCTGTGCTTGCGGCTGTCACCCTCCCGGGGGCTGGAGTTTGGAGTCAGGGCTCAGGAAGA includes:
- the HRH2 gene encoding histamine H2 receptor isoform X3, with translation MASNGTTSSFCLDPAALKITVSVVLTLLILITIAGNVVVCLAVGLNRRLRSLTNCFIVSLAITDLLLGLLVLPFSAFHQLSCRWNFGKVFCNIYTSLDVMLCTASILNLFMISLDRYCAVTDPLRYPMLVTPVRVTISLVLIWVISVTLSFLCIHLGWNSRTETSSANHTIPKCKVQVNLVYGLVDGLVTFYLPLLVMCITYYRIFKIAWDQAKRIHNVGSRRTATIREHKATVTLAAVMGAFIICWFPYFTVFVYRGLKGDNAINETFEAVVLWLGYANSALNPILYAALNRDFRTAYQQLFCCSPTDHDTHRTSLKSNSSRLMRIPSQGPRWREERPLRLQVWSGTEVTAPQGATDREFGE
- the HRH2 gene encoding histamine H2 receptor isoform X1 — its product is MASNGTTSSFCLDPAALKITVSVVLTLLILITIAGNVVVCLAVGLNRRLRSLTNCFIVSLAITDLLLGLLVLPFSAFHQLSCRWNFGKVFCNIYTSLDVMLCTASILNLFMISLDRYCAVTDPLRYPMLVTPVRVTISLVLIWVISVTLSFLCIHLGWNSRTETSSANHTIPKCKVQVNLVYGLVDGLVTFYLPLLVMCITYYRIFKIAWDQAKRIHNVGSRRTATIREHKATVTLAAVMGAFIICWFPYFTVFVYRGLKGDNAINETFEAVVLWLGYANSALNPILYAALNRDFRTAYQQLFCCSPTDHDTHRTSLKSNSSRLMRIPSQGPRWREERPLRLQVWSGTEVTAPQGATDRKPAMSCTLCSSNLLSCCKSLWALRFLQRHVGGPLEEQPGKPLSEELLRTLAQESLRTLPSEAV
- the HRH2 gene encoding histamine H2 receptor isoform X2, whose amino-acid sequence is MASNGTTSSFCLDPAALKITVSVVLTLLILITIAGNVVVCLAVGLNRRLRSLTNCFIVSLAITDLLLGLLVLPFSAFHQLSCRWNFGKVFCNIYTSLDVMLCTASILNLFMISLDRYCAVTDPLRYPMLVTPVRVTISLVLIWVISVTLSFLCIHLGWNSRTETSSANHTIPKCKVQVNLVYGLVDGLVTFYLPLLVMCITYYRIFKIAWDQAKRIHNVGSRRTATIREHKATVTLAAVMGAFIICWFPYFTVFVYRGLKGDNAINETFEAVVLWLGYANSALNPILYAALNRDFRTAYQQLFCCSPTDHDTHRTSLKSNSSRLMRIPSQGPRWREERPLRLQVWSGTEVTAPQGATDRPCLCPPECWSV